The sequence TCAAACCAACAGCCTCAAACCATTTCTTTAAATGGACAGCTCTTTGCTTTGCAGCCTGTGATGTCTTCATCAGGAACTACAAATCAAACCCCTATGCAAATTATTCAACCCACCACCAGCGAAGATCCAAATACCAATGTTGCCCTGAATACATTTGGTGCTTTGGCCAGCCTCAATCAAAGCATATCACAGATGGCTGGGCAAAGCTGTGTACAATTGTCTATTAGCCAGCCTGCCAATGCTCAAACTGCTGCAAATAGTCAAACCACTACAGCTAACTGTGTTTCATTAGCAACTGCAGCACCTCCTGTGACAACAGATAGTTCAGCCACACTAGCCAGTACTTATAATCTAGTGAGTACTTCCTCGATGAACACTGTTGCTTGTTTGCCTCCTAACATGAAATCTAAAAGGTTGAATAAGAAGCCAGGTGCCAGGAAACACTTAGCAGCAAACAAGTCAGCGTGTCCGCTGAATCCAGTCAGAGATGTGAGCAAGTTAGACTGCCCCAACCCTGAAAGCTCAGCAGAGCTGCCCTGTAATGATGGACTGCTAGAAAGCTTCCCTGCTGTATTACCACCTGTCTCTATGTCCCAGGCAAATAGTGTGAGTGTTTCTGCTTCACATTCTTTGGGTGTTCTAAACTCTGAATCATTAATACCTGAGTCTGTATCCAAATCTAAGTCAATAGAAAAGTCCAGCTCACCCTCCCAAGAATCTGTAACAAGTGAACATTTTGCAATGGCCCCAGCAAAATCCAAAGATTCTACCCCTAATCTGCAACAAGAGACACCTCAGGATAAACCACCAAGTCATTTAGCATTGTCAGATGCTGCCAAACCCTGCACTTCAGCCAATGTATTGATTCCATCTCCAAGTGATCCTCACATTTTGGTTTCTCAGGTTTCTGGTTTGTCATCTACAACAAGCACTACAAGTACTGACTGTGTTTCTGAGGTAGAAATCATTGCTGAACCTTGCACAGTTGAGCAAGATTCATCAGATACAATGCAAACCACAGGTCTCTTAAAGGGGCAAGGTTTAACTACATTGCTATCTGatcttgctaaaaaaaaaaaccctcagaaatCATCTCTTTCTGATCAGATGGATCATCCTGACTTTTCTTCAGAAAATCCTAAAATAGTTGATTCAAGTGTGAATTTACATCCCAAACAGGAACTATTACTGATGAACAGTGATGACAGAGATCCTCCACAGCATCATTCCTGCCTGCCTGATCAAGAGGTTATTAATGGTTCTTTGATCACCAGTAGACAGGCTGACTCTCCCATGTCAACCAGCTCTGGCAGTAGTCGTAGTTTCTCAGTTGCATCCATGCTTCCTGAAACAACAAGAGAAGATGTGACCAGCAATGCAACAGCTAATACATGTGACAGCTGTACCTTTGTAGAGCAAACCGATATAGTAGCTCTTGCAGCAAGAGCTATTTTTGACCAGGAGAACCTGGAGAAGGGAAGAGTTGGCCTCCAGGCTGATATAAGGGAAGTTGCTTCAAAGCCTTCTGAAGCATCATCATTAGAGGGAGACCCACCTTTCAAATCACAGATACCTAAAGAGAATGGCACAGGACAGGCAGAAGCAACACCAAATGAATTTAATTCTCAGGATTCAATTGAAGCAACTATGGAGAGGCCCCTTGAAAAACCGAGCTGTTCTCTAGGAATTAAAACATCAAATGCACCTTTACAGGCTTCACCTTCTCAGCCCCCAAGCATCACCAGTTTAAGCGTGAATAATCTTATCCATCAGAGCAGCATCAGCCATCCTCTGGCCAGCTGTGCGGGTTTATCCCCAACTTCAGAGCAAACAACTGTGCCTGCAACGGTTAATCTGACTGTTTCATCTAGCTCCTATGACAGTCAACCTCCTGGACCATCTCTGATGACCGAATATTCCCAAGAACAGCTAAATACTATGACTAGTACCATACCAAATTCACAGATTCAAGAGCCACTCTTAAAGCCAAGTCATGAAAGCCGTAAAGATTCCGCTAAGCGTGCTGTCCAAGATGACCTTTTACTGTCTTCAGCTAAACGGCAAAAGCACTGTCAGCCAGCCCCCCTCAGGCTTGAAAGTATGTCCCTGATGAGCAGAACTCCAGACACCATTTCTGATCAAACTCAAATGATGGTCAGTCAGATCCCTCCTAATTCTTCAAACTCGGTTGTGCCTGTTAGCAACCCAGCTCATGGAGATGGCCTTACACGATTATTTCCACCTAGTAACAACTTTGTGGCTCCTGCATTGAGGCAAACTGAAGTTCAGTGTGGTTCTCAGCCTTCAGTTGCTGAGCAGCAGCAAACCCAGGCAAGTCAACATCTACAGGCCCTGCAGCAGCATGTTCCAGCTCAAGGGGTATCTCACCTTCATAGTAACCATCTCTAcataaagcagcagcagcagcagcagcagcaacagcaacaacaacaagcaGGGCAGTTAAGAGAGAGGCATCACTTATATCAAATGCAGCATCATGTACCTCATGCAGAGAGCTCTGTCCACTCTCAGCCCCATAATGTCCACCAACAGAGGACTCTGCAACAGGAAGTTCAGATGCAGAAAAAGAGGAATCTTGTTCAGGGCACCCAGGCCTCTCAGCTTTCCTTACAACCCAAGCACCATGGAACTGACCAGTCCCGATCCAAGAGTGGGCAGCCACATCCCCACCATCAGCAGATGCAGCAACAAATGCAGCAACACTTTGGAAGCTCCCAGACAGAGAAGAGCTGTGAAAACCCTTCAACTAGTCGGAACCATCATAACCATCCCCAGAACCATCTCAATCAAGATATTATGCACCAACAGCAGGATGTTGGAAGCAGACAGCAAGGTTCAGGGGTTTCATCTGAACATGTATCTGGGCATAATCCAATGCAGAGGCTTTTGACATCAAGAGGCTTAGAGCAGCAAATGGTGTCCCAACCAAGTATTGTGACTAGATCTTCAGACATGACCTGTACTCCACACAGGCCGGAGAGAAATAGAGTTTCAAGTTATTCTGCTGAGGCACTCATTGGAAAGACATCTTCTAATTCAGAGCAGAGAATGGGGATATCAATTCAGGGTTCCAGAGTTTCAGATCAGCTTGAAATGAGAAGCTATCTTGATGTTCCCAGAAATAAGAGTTTGGCTATTCATAATATGCAGGCTCGTGTGGACCACACTGTAGCCTCAGATATCCGCCTTTCCGATTGTCAGACGTTTAAACCAAGTGGAGCTAGTCAACAGCCCCAGAGTAATTTTGAAGTACAATCTTCAAGAAACAATGAAATAGGTAACCCTGTATCATCATTGCGGAGTATGCAGTCCCAGGCTTTTCGAATTAGTCAAAATACTGGCCCACCACCAATTGACCGTCAAAAGAGATTACCTTACCCACCAGTTCAGAGCATCCCAACAGGAAATGGTATTCCATCAAGGGACAGTGAAAATACTTGTCACCAAAGTTTCATGCAGAGCTTACTTGCCCCTCACCTCAGTGATCAGGTCATTGGGAGCCAGAGGTCACTCTCAGAACATCAGAGGAATACACAGTGTGGTCCATCCTCTGCAATTGAATATAATTGTCCCCCAACTCATGAAAATGTCCATATTAGAAGAGAGAGTGATAGTCAGAATAGGGAAAGTTGTGACATGTCGTTAGGTGCAATTAACACCAGGAACAGCACCTTGAATATTCCTTTTTCAAGTTCCTCTTCCTCAGGAGATATTCAGGGTCGAAACACAAGCCCCAATGTTTCTGTGCAGAAATCCAATCCCATGAGGATTACTGACAGTCATGCGACCAAGGGCCACATGAACCCTCCAGTCACAACCAACATGCATGGGGTTGCAAGGCCAGGGTTGCCACATCCATCTGTGTCTCATGGAAATGGTGATCAAGGCCCTCCTGTACGTCAAGCTAATTCTTCAGTTCCCCAGAGATCAAGGCATCCCCTGCAAGACAGCAGTGGTTCCAAAATTCGTCAACCTGAAAGGAATCGTTCTGGAAACCAAAGGCAAAGTAATGTCTTTGATCCAAGTCTTCCCCATCTTCCTCTCTCTACTGGTGGCAGTATGATTCTTGGACGTCAACAACCTGCTACAGAGAAGAGAGGAAGTATTGTTCGTTTCATGCCTGATAGCCCACAAGTACCTAATGAT is a genomic window of Macaca mulatta isolate MMU2019108-1 chromosome 2, T2T-MMU8v2.0, whole genome shotgun sequence containing:
- the USF3 gene encoding basic helix-loop-helix domain-containing protein USF3 gives rise to the protein MPEMTENETPTKKQHRKKNRETHNAVERHRKKKINAGINRIGELIPCSPALKQSKNMILDQAFKYITELKRQNDELLLNGGNNEQAEEIKKLRKQLEEIQKENGRYIELLKANDICLYDDPTIHWKGNLKNSKVSVVIPSDQVQKNIIVYSNGNQPGGNSQGTAVQGITFNVSHNLQKQTANVVPVQRTCNLVTPISISGVYPSENKPWHQTTVPALATNQPVPLCLPAAISAQSVLELPTSESESSVLGASSGSLIAVSVGPEPHQHHSLHTCLNDQNSSENKNGQENPKLLKKMTPCAVNIPLSSSAAATKVHHGNKSCLSIQDFRGDFQNTFVVSVTTTVCSQPPRTADDSSPMSISKSADLTSTATVVASSAPGVGKATIPISTLSGNPLDNGWTLSCSLPSSSVSTSDLKNINSLTRISSAGNTQTTWTTLQLAGNTIQPLSQTPSSAVTPVLNESGTSPTTSNHSRHVATGINLNNSFPADGQPVEQVVVTLPSCPSLPMQPLIAQPQVKSQPPKNILPLNSAMQVIQMAQPVGSAVNAAPTNQNVIILQPPSTTPCPTVMRAEVPNHTVGQQIVIIQAANQNPLPLLSAPPPGSVRLPINGANTVIGSNNSVQNVSTPQTFGGKHLVHILPRPSSLSVSNSTQTFSVTMSNQQPQTISLNGQLFALQPVMSSSGTTNQTPMQIIQPTTSEDPNTNVALNTFGALASLNQSISQMAGQSCVQLSISQPANAQTAANSQTTTANCVSLATAAPPVTTDSSATLASTYNLVSTSSMNTVACLPPNMKSKRLNKKPGARKHLAANKSACPLNPVRDVSKLDCPNPESSAELPCNDGLLESFPAVLPPVSMSQANSVSVSASHSLGVLNSESLIPESVSKSKSIEKSSSPSQESVTSEHFAMAPAKSKDSTPNLQQETPQDKPPSHLALSDAAKPCTSANVLIPSPSDPHILVSQVSGLSSTTSTTSTDCVSEVEIIAEPCTVEQDSSDTMQTTGLLKGQGLTTLLSDLAKKKNPQKSSLSDQMDHPDFSSENPKIVDSSVNLHPKQELLLMNSDDRDPPQHHSCLPDQEVINGSLITSRQADSPMSTSSGSSRSFSVASMLPETTREDVTSNATANTCDSCTFVEQTDIVALAARAIFDQENLEKGRVGLQADIREVASKPSEASSLEGDPPFKSQIPKENGTGQAEATPNEFNSQDSIEATMERPLEKPSCSLGIKTSNAPLQASPSQPPSITSLSVNNLIHQSSISHPLASCAGLSPTSEQTTVPATVNLTVSSSSYDSQPPGPSLMTEYSQEQLNTMTSTIPNSQIQEPLLKPSHESRKDSAKRAVQDDLLLSSAKRQKHCQPAPLRLESMSLMSRTPDTISDQTQMMVSQIPPNSSNSVVPVSNPAHGDGLTRLFPPSNNFVAPALRQTEVQCGSQPSVAEQQQTQASQHLQALQQHVPAQGVSHLHSNHLYIKQQQQQQQQQQQQQAGQLRERHHLYQMQHHVPHAESSVHSQPHNVHQQRTLQQEVQMQKKRNLVQGTQASQLSLQPKHHGTDQSRSKSGQPHPHHQQMQQQMQQHFGSSQTEKSCENPSTSRNHHNHPQNHLNQDIMHQQQDVGSRQQGSGVSSEHVSGHNPMQRLLTSRGLEQQMVSQPSIVTRSSDMTCTPHRPERNRVSSYSAEALIGKTSSNSEQRMGISIQGSRVSDQLEMRSYLDVPRNKSLAIHNMQARVDHTVASDIRLSDCQTFKPSGASQQPQSNFEVQSSRNNEIGNPVSSLRSMQSQAFRISQNTGPPPIDRQKRLPYPPVQSIPTGNGIPSRDSENTCHQSFMQSLLAPHLSDQVIGSQRSLSEHQRNTQCGPSSAIEYNCPPTHENVHIRRESDSQNRESCDMSLGAINTRNSTLNIPFSSSSSSGDIQGRNTSPNVSVQKSNPMRITDSHATKGHMNPPVTTNMHGVARPGLPHPSVSHGNGDQGPPVRQANSSVPQRSRHPLQDSSGSKIRQPERNRSGNQRQSNVFDPSLPHLPLSTGGSMILGRQQPATEKRGSIVRFMPDSPQVPNDNSGPDQHTLSQNFGFSFIPEGGMNPPINANASFIPQVTQPSATRTPALIPVDPQNTLPSFYPPYSPAHPTLSNDISIPYFPNQMFSNPSTEKVNSGSLNNRFGSILSPPRPVGFAQPSFPLLPDMPPMHMTNSHLSNFNMTSLFPEIATALPDGSAMSPLLTIANSSASDSSKQSSNRPAHNISHILGHDCSSAV